Genomic DNA from Coffea arabica cultivar ET-39 chromosome 7e, Coffea Arabica ET-39 HiFi, whole genome shotgun sequence:
CACCAGCATAGCCCATTTCTAAAGCAGCAACAGCTGCTTTTTGAGATATGCTGCTTGCACCTGAAGTAAACTGCAAGAACAAAGCACCCGAATCAAACTACTTGTTATTTATAGCAGGAAGGACAGAAGCATAACAATACTGACTTTTACACTTCACAACTCACAAAATATGATTTGCAACATCTGATCTCACCATTAATAATCAATCGTGTAACATCACCAATTAAATCTTATCTAGGTGACGCTGTTATAGATACTGAACATCCATCTCTTCAGGATATCCATTCAAAAGAAGATACTTTTACCCAAATGGTGTAGATAGTTATGTAGTCAATTCTTATTAGTCTAGAAGCCTTCAATTGTCTAAATGCACATAAACATCTCAGACATTAAGGTAGTTTAATTTAATGCAACTGTAATAGGTTTTGATTCCTGAAAAGGAGATACTTTCAAAAGATATGTGATGGAGACGCATGTCTGATTATTGTGTTAGGACTAAATGAGAATTAGTTGTTGCCTAACAACGTTATATGACTGAGTAGTCAATTGAGAGGTCCCAGACAAGAGTTAAAAGGTGGCAGGAGACGAGCATTAAATATCATGTTCTTGGCTTAAACACTGTACCTGGCTTTGGATCTTGTTACATGCAGAAACAAAGTGTTTGGGACCAGCAAGGTATCCAAGTCTCCAGCCAGTCATTGCAAAAGCCTGTTCTGATCCAGAATAAGTCAAGAATAGCTCCAAAAACTGTTTCTTATGATTACCTAAACAGAAGCATGCAATCAAGTAATGGAAACGACAAAAAGATAATCTCCTGCACCCAGTAAATTCATCCAATCAAAAGACCATACCTTTGAAAATCCATTAACAGTTAAAGTCCTCTCCCACATGCCATGCAAAGCTGCAAAGCTTGTATGGGTTGCCGGAGAGTAAATAATGTGCTCATATATTTCATCAGATAGAACCTAAAACgaaaaaggagaaaatattACATTTGGAATCTAGCTAGGTTTGACTCTACTactgattttgagaaaaaggacCTACTAGAAGCCTAGGATGCCTTGCTACGATCCCAGCAATCTCCTCAAGCAACTTACGCGGATAAACAGATCCGGTTGGATTGGATGGGGAGCAAAGAATCAGCAGCCTTGACTTCTCAGTTAGTTTGGACTCCAGAAGTTTGGGATCTAACAGAAAGTTATCAGATATCTGAGTTGGAAGAATCACTGGGGTTGCATCGGCCAACCTTGCCATTTCTGGGTAACTCACCCAAAAGGGAGCTGGAATTAAAACCTGGCAAGTGCACAGCAGTAAGTAAACCGATCTTCAAAATAAATACGTTTAGATTTGTTAGCTAATTATTTAAGACTTAAATCATGCAATCACCCACTTATTCCTACACAAATTATCTTTTCTCTACATTCCTCacaaaatttaaatcctttAAATACCTATTAACATGATCACCTTTCTGTCTTCCCCACTGATATCTTACTTCTGTAACTAGGGGCATGCACTGGAAAGGTATTGATTAAAGTCTAATTCAGTTGACATTTTGCAGGATGTGAACTTCTGAAGAAATCCAAGCTATAAACAGACACATCGAGTACATTTTTTCCCATGAAAATCCAAGCCCTTAGGACTGCAGATCTCATTCTCCCACAGAAATTATGATGAGGAGAATGCTATTACTGCTACTGCAGTTTGAAGTACTGAAGAGATGAAAGACAGGCATATGATTGTCTGTAGATTCTTCAGGAGACAGCAACTTGAGATCACACTTTAAATGGCACTGTTCTAGTTGGATTGCAACAATTTAGAGGGCCATAAATGAGGAACACCTCGAATTGAGTCATGCCACTAGTATCAATCAATACACTAAAGTGTTTTAGAGCCCTAAAGAATTTTTCAGGCTTAACTTCAATGaacaaaaaatttattgaactttgAATAGTTAAAATTCTATAGTCTCTCTTTTGAAGGAAACTTACCTCATCTCCAGGGGAGCAAACAGCAAGCACTGCCTGAAGAATACTCTGCTTTGCCCCATTACTAACCAATATCTGATCGGGTGTGTAGGATAACCCATTCTCCTCTGTCATCAAACAAACTTTTTCGATACGAAGAAAAATAGAAGATAAACCAAAGGAAATACAACACACTCAGACTCTAGTACCTTTCAGCTTACAACAAATAGCTGAGCGAAGTTCTGATGTACCAGCATTTGGAGTGTACCTGGTGTATCCCTCACGTATTGCATTAATCCCAGCCTATAATTGTATACAGAGCATCAACAGAAGACAAATATAGTTACAGGCAATCCCACAATCTAGAacaatttggtcaaaataaaGAACCATCTTTCAACAGCCCAACTATTACCTCTGCTATTACAGCTGGGGTATCAAAATCAGGTTCCCCAGCAGCTAAGCGAATAACAGGCACTCCAGCTTGTACAAGAGATGTAGCTTGGTCAGTGATAGCAACTGTCTTTGAAGGCTTCACTGAATTTACCCTTGGACTCAGAGAGATATCAACCTCCATGGTTCCTAAG
This window encodes:
- the LOC113702345 gene encoding bifunctional aspartate aminotransferase and glutamate/aspartate-prephenate aminotransferase-like isoform X2 → MPAASSYSLQTCSSSARSIASKTTQPLALTDHHQRFRSLSFSSQLHSLDLSIKIADSRRELDSNRLNAVVRAQSSLGTMEVDISLSPRVNSVKPSKTVAITDQATSLVQAGVPVIRLAAGEPDFDTPAVIAEAGINAIREGYTRYTPNAGTSELRSAICCKLKEENGLSYTPDQILVSNGAKQSILQAVLAVCSPGDEVLIPAPFWVSYPEMARLADATPVILPTQISDNFLLDPKLLESKLTEKSRLLILCSPSNPTGSVYPRKLLEEIAGIVARHPRLLVLSDEIYEHIIYSPATHTSFAALHGMWERTLTVNGFSKAFAMTGWRLGYLAGPKHFVSACNKIQSQFTSGASSISQKAAVAALEMGYAGGEAVATMVKAFRERRDFLVKGFRELDGVKISEPQGAFYLFLDFSSYYGAEIDGFGKIDGSESLCRYLLDKAQVALVPGDAFGDDTCIRISYAASLSTLQAAFERIKKALVTRRPPVPV
- the LOC113702345 gene encoding bifunctional aspartate aminotransferase and glutamate/aspartate-prephenate aminotransferase-like isoform X1, which codes for MEVDISLSPRVNSVKPSKTVAITDQATSLVQAGVPVIRLAAGEPDFDTPAVIAEAGINAIREGYTRYTPNAGTSELRSAICCKLKEENGLSYTPDQILVSNGAKQSILQAVLAVCSPGDEVLIPAPFWVSYPEMARLADATPVILPTQISDNFLLDPKLLESKLTEKSRLLILCSPSNPTGSVYPRKLLEEIAGIVARHPRLLVLSDEIYEHIIYSPATHTSFAALHGMWERTLTVNGFSKAFAMTGWRLGYLAGPKHFVSACNKIQSQFTSGASSISQKAAVAALEMGYAGGEAVATMVKAFRERRDFLVKGFRELDGVKISEPQGAFYLFLDFSSYYGAEIDGFGKIDGSESLCRYLLDKAQVALVPGDAFGDDTCIRISYAASLSTLQAAFERIKKALVTRRPPVPV